The genome window CTAAgttcctattttaattttatatcacaAATCTGAATGTGCAAAGGGCAGTAGCAGAATCCATAAAAGTTAAATGATAGCCTTctgggaataaatattttttaacatatatgacACTGTTAACATTAATGAGATTATGAACTGTTAAGAAGGACTTGAGTATCCAGTTGGGAAAATTATTAAAGGACATGAACAGAgaattaacaaaaggaaaaaatgagaattgttaataaacagaaaaatattcaacCAGCTTAGGAATCAAAACATGCAAATTAAATCAGAAGTGAGGTGTTTTATCATAGtagtgaagattttttaaaaaatcaatgctaATAGCCGGTGTGGGTAATGTGGGTAAATTCTTGTATACTTCCAGTGAGAGTGGAAATTGATATTAATCTTTTTGATGGAAAGTCTAAAAATTAAGATGCAAATCTATATTTACTGATATGGAACCATGCCTGtaatatattattaagtgaaaactGTATGTATAAGCTTGTTGAGGGAGAGGTAAGAATGCTGTCTTCTATACATGTTTACAAATGTGTATGTATACTAAAGAAAACTAGAATGCTAGACTCCAAAATTTTAGTAATGATTATTTCTAATTGGTGGTTTTATGGAtggtttttctgtcttccttataCCTTTGTATATAGACTAAATTTTTGTAGTATTACttttattagttttagattttcaatagaaaaatatgtgtgtattgttaaaaattgtttatttaaggTTCTACATTGAAAAGTAAGTCTCCTTTTCATCCCAACCTCTCCAGTCTCCTATTTCTCTTCCCAAGGCTACCACTGTTGCTGATTTATGTGTTCTTCCAGAGACATTCTATGctgatgaaaactttttttttttaagatttatttctttatttgaaagattgagagagcgcgcacatgTGAGAATGTGCACGTACAGGCGTGCCCgcttgggggggtgggtgtgcagagggagacggtggagcctgactcgggactgatctcaggacccggagatcataacctgagtggaatcaagagtcagaccgtcaactgactgagccaccacgGTGCcctgcaaactttttttttttttttttaaacacaaatggtAGCATAGCTTACAGGAGTTTTTTAGCCCTTATTTTACAGTGCATATGAGTACTCATAGAGCTGCTTTATTCTCCTGAAACAGAAATAACCTTAtacatgcttatttatttatgcatatatgCAAGTATATCACTGAGATAAATTCATAGAAGTGCAATCACTAGGTCAAAAGAGaagtacatttaaaattgttcaacatagtatatGGATGttagaataaaggaaaatcaCAACTGTGTTTGTTTCTCTCACACCCTGTATCCAGTCAATCAACAAATGCTGTTGACTCTACTTTCAAAATCTATTCAGTCTGACCACTTCTTACCACCTTCATTTCTGCTACCACTCTTGTTCAAGCCACTTTCTCTCGGCAGGGTTATACTTCAGGAACCGCCTACTGGTCTCCCTCTTTCAACTCCTGACTCTTCAACATAGGAGCAAGAGTAATCCTTTCAAAACATGTTACATCAGCCCTCTGCTCCGAGCAAAGGCCAAAGTCCTtacccctccccttctccccaacaATCTCTCTGATCTTGGcgatcactttctttctttcttttttttttttttaagattttatttattagagagagagagagagcacgcgcgcgtgcacaagcagggggggagagggagagggagaagcaggctccccgctcaacagagagcccaatgtggggctccatcccaggacctgggatcatgacctgagctgaaggcggacgcccaaccgagccacccgggcacccccactTTCTTTTTGTTCACACCATGGGAGCTACTGTAGCCTCACTGCTGTATCTTGGCTATATTAGACATGCTTCTGCTTCAGGGCTGTTTGCAGTTGCAGTTCCTTATGCCTGAAATATGAATCACTCCCTTGGTTCCTTTAGATACTTCTCAACTATCATCTTACTGGAGACCACCTTGGGTTTCAAATAATAATCTTCCATCCTCTCCAAAACCTTGTATTCCTTTtgccctgctttttaaaaattatattccattgcACTTAACCACCATCTTAATATTGTGCTGACTACTAGCCACTTGTGACTATTGACCACTTGAAATGCTAGTCTAATCaaggaattaaatttttaattatatttaactttaaatttaaatctaaaaactgAGAGTTCAGTTCCTAGAAAACTTTTAAGTATATTTGAACAACTTGGATATGTGAATCTACTTTTTCAACTGTAGaatttatgaaatctaaattcAGATCCAgtatttccaatgaaaatttagcatccaaattgagatgtgctataaGTGTAaacacacactggatttcaaagacttagcaagaaaaagaaatgtaataatcTCTCATTGGTTTTTTATATTGGTTACATGTTTAAATTAcagtattttagatatattgggctcaataaaatatattattcaagGTAGTTTCACCTGTTAACTTCCTACGTTTTTAaatgtagctactagaaaattttatgtATGGATCATGTTATATTGCTGTTGGACAGTGTTGCTCTGTTTACTTATGGGGTTGTTTATTGTGTGTCTCtgtactagaatgtaagctccatggggGCAGGGGTTTAGTCTCTTCTGATCCATACCCAATAGGCAGGTCCAATAAATctcagaataaatgaataaatttgaatgaattccccccttttaaaaatagctactgtgaataaaaataaaaaggaaaacaaaatttatatgcATATCCTAGAATCTATGCAAAAAGTTATTTATATAGAATGCTTATAAATAAGTAAGATCCAAATAAAAAAAGGCCAAAGTTACGAACAGACACAAATAGAAGTCCAGGTGggtaataaatatgtaaacaaaattaCAACTTCATTCAAATTTTCAGTAAGTCCAAATTAGAATAAGCTATCCTTTGTGTAAGAAATTGAGTGaagataaaagaattatacataCCTCTCTGGAAGATAGCATTGTAGTCTGTATAACTAATCTTAAATTATGAGTATTCTTTGACCCACTTTTTCCATAtccaggaatttatttttatttatttatttttaaaagatgttatttatttagagagagctgggggagggccagagggagagaatctcaagcaggctccacgcccagcatagagcctgtgcagggcttgatctcatgaccctgagatcatgacctgaactgaaatcaagagtcagacgcttaatcaactgagccacccaggcaccccatatccaataatttatttttattgatgaaatCAGAGAtgtataaaaagatttttctacAACGTTCATTGCAGCTTtgcacagttgacccttgaacaatgcagggttTAGGGGCACTGACTCCCACACAGATGAAAAtctacatataacttttgatttcccaaaaacttaactactaatagcttattGTTTACTGGAAGCCTTTCTGATAATGTAAACagtgattaacacatattttgtatgttatattatcatatactatattcttacaataaagtaacatttttcttcagaaaatgttattatgggggcacctggctggctcagtttggtggagcatgggactcttgatctcagggttgtgggttcgagccctacgttgggtgtaaagattacttaaaaagaaaatctttaaaaagaaaagtaaatgttaTTAAGAACATCATAAGAGataatacatttacagtattatgCTGTATTTATAGGAAAGAACTCACTTGTAAGTGActtgcacagttcaaacccatgttgttcaagggtcaactgtaatactaaaattaaaatcaaacttAGCATTCAGGTTGTTAGAGTAATCCATAAAGGGAGGGTTCaggatgggaaaatattttaaagttctggGTTGGTCAGAAAGTCTGTTTAAtaaaccaatttttattttcagttaatgTGTTAGGAATAGGAGATTGtgtgtatattaaataaaatttattttaaaatatccttttaaagtaagttttatttttaaaatttctactatGCTATTTAGCTATATCTCATAACTCTGTCTTTTGATGGATTTTAGgtttaaactaaaattatttgtttaaaatcttATGATCAGAAAGTAATGAcggatttatagttttcatttctagtaCATTAACCACTGGTCATATAACATCCCAATTTCCTCCACAATAAAAATGGGAAGGTATTTtgtggaaataattttatataaatgtgtacTTAATGCTTGTTTCATCTTTCTTACCTTTCAGAATTACCATGAAATTATGACTCGTCATCCTGAGAATTATCAGTGGGAAAACTGGAGTCTAGAAAATGTTGCCACCATTTTAGCTCACCGGTTCCCCAATAGTTATATTTGGGTGATAAAGTGTTCCCGAATGCATTTGCACAAATTCAGCTGCTATGACAATTTTGTGAAAAGTAATATGTTTGGTGCTCCAGAACACAATACTGACTTTGGAGCTTTTAAGCACCTTTATATGTTATTAGTTAATGCTTTTAACTTAAGTCAGAATAGTTTGTTATCAAAGAAGAATGTGAAAGATTTGAATAAGGACTCCAAAGCATCTAATTGTAGATCCAGTTCTTCTCACACTACTAATGGTTgccagggagaaaaagagaggaccTGTGAAAAATTTGGTGAGTCCACCATGAGTTTTTACCCACCATCACTGAATGGTGCTTCTTTTACTTTGATTGGATTCAGTAAAGGTTGTGTTGTTTTGAATCAATTGCTTTTTGAATTAAAAGAAGCCAAGAAAGACAAGAACATAGATGCTTTTATCAAAAGCATAAGAACAATGTACTGGCTGGATGGCGGTCATTCTGGAGGAAGCAATACTTGGGTTACTTATCCAGAGGTCTTGAAAGAATTTGCACAAACAGGGATTATTGTTCATACCCATGTAACACCTTACCAAGTATGTGATCCAATGAGATCTTGGATTGGAAAGGAGCACAAGAAATTTGTTCAGATTCTTGGAGATTTTGGTATGCAGGTGACTAGCCAAATTCATTTTGCAAAGGAAGCTCCTTCCATAGAGAATCACTTCAGGGTTCATGAAGTATTTTGAGACTACAAGAATATTAATGTACTTATTCAGTGGAAGAGCAGAAGCACTTTGAGTGTTATAAATTCAGataatgagatataattcatagaTGCATTGTCagttttggggggggcggggggaggaagcaCACATTCCTAAAATGAGTGTAATGTGCAATAGTATTCCTTGCTTGTGAATGTGAAGTTTTTACTTTGGATGGGGTTAGAATTAGTTCAGTTGAAAAGTAAAAGATGGTTTGTGATAATCCTACAAGGAGATACAAGACCCTTAAGAATGAAAGTTATGATATAGTCCTTATAAAAGGTAACAAAAATTGTTATTGTTGGAAATAGTTTATTTTCTGAGTATTGTTTGGAACTAATTTTGGTGACACTAACAGTAATGAGCTATTTGGCACTCAAAACTCCATTTCTCTTCAAATAAAGCAAAGGCACACTGATGTTTTCCGTAATTTTGGAATAACTGTACCCTGCCTCTCATGTTTTGTAAATTCATAGTCATTCTTTAATGGGCCACcaagtgtttttttcttaatagtcaaaatatatttgtttccaAACTTCCAAGAACATGCAGTAGTGTGcagttggtttttaaaatcattacacTTAAGTACTATGGCTTAATTTTTAATTGATGACTTTTAGATATTTTGGAGTTTCTTGACTCTTGGCCAAAAACCAGATCTTTTAGAAAGTTGTTTTAAATTGAACGTAATTAAGTATATTGGGTAAAAATATGCTACAGATTTTCATCATATTGGTCTTTTGAAAGAGATCAACTTAGGTGAAATAAATGTGTAACACTCTATTTGTTACTACTCTATCGAAAAGGAGACAGATTCTATAGATCTAAGTCAGTGTTTCTCCAGAAGCATGATTTTGTCTGCCAAAAGAAAGCAGCTCTCTTTGgccaaaatgcaaaattatattgCTATAAGAAAAGTTACAGGGAAAGTTTGAAGACACAAATGATTTAATTTTGGCTCAAAAACTGAATTTACTTAACACTGCTACATAATTTGGGTGAGGtttccttctgcttgtttttcttGACCTagataaatacattttgagaAACCAAGATCTAATGAATGTCAACCAACATTGATAGCTGTGTGATTACAATAAAAGGTGAAGtcacttttttattgtttattaataATTAGCTTTTGCAGGTCATGAAATAATTAAGCAGGGAAGTAATATTGCTGCtttcagactgaaaaaaaaaaaagaagacactgaaGCTTAATATCTTAATAACCCAGAGGacctaaatttataaaatatagaattaaaatgttaatctcTTGGTTTCTTCCCAGAATTacattttaatgactttataATACATTCCACATATTCAGACTTAAAGGAATTCTTACTcacaaaatgcttaaaaataacaTCCCTTAATTCTATAAAGTACAGAAGAGTATCTCTCATTTTTAAGGACAAGTTAGTTTAtattgcttcagtttctttaaataCCTGTTTCTTTTGAGACCAAAAATTCCCAACAAGGAGACAAGTTCCGATTCTAGCATTTTATTACCTAATCTTGAAGTATTATGATTGGATGGCTTCTTTCAATGTTTAATAATCCTTGGTTAAATTCATGTGTATCTAATGTTAAGTAGTGAAGGTAGTGAATGCACTAatgaggggggaagaaaaggcacTTATTTTTACAAGATtaactaaaatggaaaaaggacTTTTTGCGGAaggattcatttaaaaaatgagatatttaaaaatctgggtTCTTTATCTAGTCATGTGACTGCTTACCTTGTAATTGTTGTATGTtcaatgtatattaaaaataactcatGGGACACCTGGGAACTGCCACTGCAGCAAAGTGAGAGTGTTGaaagtagaaatattttcttgaatgaaaatatattccaGTTGATCCATATTCAAATAGTTTAAGACTTCAAATTTGTCTTCTCTACATTTGTTTAAGACTATTGTAAATGTTAGTGTATCCTTTTGGACTGTGCCTTTGTGTTTGTCATGAGAGTCAACTGAGAAGTCATACAGATAATGTGAAAGTTGTTACCGCCACAGCATGAATGTACAATTGTATTAAATTTAATCCAGAGAAGTCTGTTTGGATGTGCTTTATGTTACCAGATTTGTTAAAACTTCAGATTGTTACTTGGGAGGAAgctatttcttttcactttgctAGTTTAGGTTTCTATATGTTTTCATTAACTCTCCATGTTTCTTCATATGAGCAACTTTGAATCTTTCCttgtaaaaatacatttctttttcatttacatttcaccTTTAAATTGCCCCACAAAAATTtgctttatttccatttcttctgttaaatttcttggagaaaaaaaatcgctcaaaaataagtttttccttttatgtgctAATCATTTCAGGTATCTGTATTCCTTTTGCTGTCATTAAGAGACTTAGAATATGGTGtgatctgtttttcatttcattcatataaTATCTAAGCACCCATCAAGGGCAGGAAAGATCTAGGCAGAGACAAAACAGTCCCAAGCATTTGAGTACAGAAATGTATAACAGACCAAggcttaaaagtgaaaatatgaaacaaaaggTAGTATTCTTAAAAGAACTATTCTGTTAGACTCCATTAAGGGCCTTTAAGAGAAACATGTTTTAGAGGATAAGATATATATGTAGATAGACCCCATCTGTAAATCAGGTTGGTCTTTACAAAGGCAGAGAGGCTGAGCAGCTCTTAGTGGTAGAGACAGGCACTCACTCAGGATGGTCATTTTAGTATCCCATTtaatggaacttaaaaaaaatagaatacaactTAGGTGTATTTAAAACACCCCAATAGTCGTGGTCTGTATGCTTGAAACAAGACTTGAAGGTAATAGGAGGGATATGTGGGAGACTGCCAATTTGCATTAGCTCCTCCTCACTACATGTGTTTCTTAGCATTGGAGGAAGGAGTCACAGCAGAACAGCTCCAACTCCATCCAGACCTGCACTCCAGCTTCCTGTgggggggtttgttttgtttcttgtcaACTTCTTAGATGTCTGTTGGCAACTTTAGATAGGTGAGAGAAAAGCCTCCCTACTAAGGTTCTTCCAAATGTTCACATTGCTGCTGTTCAAAATAATAAGCCTTGTTgactttatttcccttttaaaaaatattttatgattatatatatataataatatatattttatgagtgACAAGTTTTAATTACTGAATAAATAGAATTCCAATGTAATTATGTGCCAAGACAAACAGTGTTAATGTTCACGAAAAACTAGTATTTATAGTctacacatgtattttaaaaagttattttgaaagaGTGATACATagaggggcaaaaaaaaaagtcaaataatacaCAACTGCAGATTCCAGTCTGCCCACCTAACTTGTCTAGCGTCTCAGAGGCAATCACTATCACTGGTTTCTTGTGTATCCCAGCAGAGAGAATTCTATGCATATACAAATGTTTACTTACAGAATACCTTTGTTTTACACAAATGGCAGCATACTACACCCATAGTTTCCAGCCCTTTGCTCATTTAATTACCTTGGAAAAATTTCTTGCCAGTACTACAGTACCTCTGTCTCAATTCTTgtgctgcatagtattccatttttatattacCCTCTGCTGTCTACTTGTTCATTAATCTTATTTTGTATCCCTTTGTCTTACTCTGTATCTTTTGTCCATGTGGTACAGTGAGTTGTTTTgctgacagaggaaaaaaattcctttgtcaATCAGGTCAAGCCCCCAAACTGTAGCCAAAGAACAACAAAGAGACGAGCTGCACCTAAGGGAGAAAGCATGGAGAATGACTGATCTGGTCACAACTGTTAATTCCAGTTCTATCACCCAGCTGTGTAAGCCTTAGGACAAATCACTTAAGCAATCTGGATTGATAAAATGATTTCTAAGATCCCTTTCGGCAATAAAGTTCGAAGATTTGCAACTTCTGAGAAGTTGCAGCTAACACAtactgtttaatattttatacattcagAACATCTCATTTGGTCTCAATTAGGTcagcaaaaaagataaaaatattttgcatttaaagtaaACACTCTAACATTAAAGATTATGACcaaggaaataatttgaaaacttcCCAAAGGGTTCACTTCTAGTTTTCTAGATACTATAATACTGCAACAAGAGCCATCTCAAATCTGAAAGCTAGCATCAGCCATCAACTGCCCTTGCCCTGAAttatctctttgtatttttgcaGCAACCCTAAAAAAATACAAgcttaaagatgaggaaaataagctTCATAAAGATTAACTCACCTAAGGTCATCCAGTTTGCTTCCCAAAtaaactgaattaaaatgaatattcatgGGAAGATTATAATCTCAGTTTTACTTCCAAGTTTTCTACATGACTCTGGATATATACTTTGCACTGATTCTCTCactgggttttaaaaaaagaaacaaaaccaaggaAGGTTTATTTAAAAGCTGACTATAAGTACTGTTCAAACTAAcagtttttgtcttatttttcttcccaaaggAAAAGGAATCATTGAAGAATTTCTTTGCTTAATCTAAGAAGTaaccaaagatgaaaaaaaaaatctaataattaaATCTGGCTAATGTAACAATTCCTTTTCTAACAGACCATCTTTTCACTTTTGTTGACCTGAGTAACCAATATCTCTTCCTAAAGACACCTAGGAagttcagaataattttttatatattttcctttcttatttattataatctgctttttatacctgaaactaatccAACTCCAAACACAggatatgaatggataaattattttaacagagagaattattttctccataattAAAATGCACCAACTTGATGCACTCAGATTACTTTAGATGAGCACATTTGTGTTCAGCAAATATATCTGGTCTTTCTTCAATGACATTGCAATAGAATTACTAGGTGCAAAACAAAGAATGGCACAGATCCACACACAATGGCTCATTGTCTTCAATGATGACAACATTATTGGGATCTCTCCTgtatttgttcttaaaaaaataatttttctctctaaaaaaggGACAGGTGGAAAAGCATTTAGTGGGGAAAACTAATTGGGTTGAAGTTTAGCTGTAGGTGTAAATTAAAGCTAAAACAGATTTGAATATTTTCTGacattgaaaaactgaaaaaagaggCAGACCTGACTTATATTGAGTGCCAAGAAAAACCAGGATCAGATTAAACATGTTTTGGATGAATCACAAAACTAATAATCCAAATTACTATCATCTGGTCCAACTGTTCTCAATCCTGATTATACATCAAAACAACCTATGAGGTTTACCAAATATATTGTACCAAACCC of Halichoerus grypus chromosome 4, mHalGry1.hap1.1, whole genome shotgun sequence contains these proteins:
- the C4H2orf69 gene encoding mitochondrial protein C2orf69 homolog translates to MWEFRLLRSPPPLLLLLPQLSLGIAASRSQAETMNRGGGSGARCSPLAEGRRPQCLQLSTVPGADPQRSNELLLLVAETAGEGPERRALSGDRAKEEPQSAPQHHVLYFPGDVQNYHEIMTRHPENYQWENWSLENVATILAHRFPNSYIWVIKCSRMHLHKFSCYDNFVKSNMFGAPEHNTDFGAFKHLYMLLVNAFNLSQNSLLSKKNVKDLNKDSKASNCRSSSSHTTNGCQGEKERTCEKFGESTMSFYPPSLNGASFTLIGFSKGCVVLNQLLFELKEAKKDKNIDAFIKSIRTMYWLDGGHSGGSNTWVTYPEVLKEFAQTGIIVHTHVTPYQVCDPMRSWIGKEHKKFVQILGDFGMQVTSQIHFAKEAPSIENHFRVHEVF